In Virgibacillus sp. NKC19-16, a single genomic region encodes these proteins:
- a CDS encoding DUF779 domain-containing protein: MVERVTVTDEAHALIDTLKDVHGPLMFHQSGGCCDGSSPMCYPRDEFRTGDSDILLGEIAETPFFMAKDQFEYWKHTQLIIDAVDGRGGMFSLEGPEGKRFLTRSRVFTEKERAVLAGS, from the coding sequence ATGGTTGAACGCGTAACCGTGACGGATGAGGCGCATGCCTTGATCGATACATTAAAAGATGTACACGGACCGTTGATGTTTCATCAGTCAGGAGGCTGCTGTGATGGAAGTTCACCAATGTGCTATCCCCGAGACGAGTTTCGTACAGGTGATTCGGACATTCTGCTTGGCGAAATCGCAGAAACACCCTTTTTCATGGCAAAAGATCAATTTGAATACTGGAAACACACGCAGCTAATCATCGACGCTGTGGATGGACGTGGCGGAATGTTTTCGCTGGAGGGGCCTGAAGGAAAAAGGTTCCTGACAAGGTCACGGGTTTTTACGGAGAAGGAAAGAGCTGTGTTAGCAGGGAGCTAA
- a CDS encoding cold-shock protein produces MSFSRGPKEPIPEVETNVWACSSDECQGWMRESYSFEEEPTCPLCQASMEQEVRVLPEVK; encoded by the coding sequence ATGTCATTTTCTCGTGGACCAAAAGAGCCTATTCCAGAAGTGGAAACGAATGTGTGGGCCTGCAGTAGTGATGAATGTCAAGGCTGGATGAGGGAGTCGTACAGTTTTGAAGAAGAGCCGACGTGTCCACTTTGTCAAGCTTCCATGGAACAAGAAGTACGTGTACTTCCGGAAGTAAAATAA
- a CDS encoding LysR family transcriptional regulator, with protein sequence MDQHLIVFVEVVERGNFSRAAEGLHMSQPAVSQYIASLEKEFGVRLLERNNKFVQQNKAGEIVYQYAKGILRNYEQMKVLVSDLKNEPGGELRIGASYTIGEYLLPQILAHLQRVYPRILPAVTIGNTEDIGQKLLNHEIDIGLIEGDFSHRQLAVEHFAIDEMFVIAGKNHSLTEKDTIASADLERHTWIIREEGSGTRKMLEDFFEDHMIQPERVLTFGSTQVIKEGVASGLGISLLSELTLKKELQLDLIQRLKVEETPMQRNFSIIKNHQEFHPKALHVFEEVVKKVI encoded by the coding sequence TTGGATCAACATTTAATCGTATTTGTAGAAGTAGTGGAACGTGGAAACTTTTCCAGAGCTGCTGAAGGACTGCATATGTCCCAGCCTGCGGTGAGTCAGTATATTGCTTCGCTTGAGAAGGAGTTTGGTGTTCGGTTGTTGGAACGGAATAATAAATTTGTTCAACAGAATAAAGCTGGAGAAATTGTTTATCAGTATGCGAAGGGAATTTTGAGAAATTATGAGCAGATGAAGGTGCTTGTTTCCGATTTAAAAAATGAGCCGGGAGGAGAATTGAGAATTGGCGCCAGTTATACAATAGGGGAATATTTGCTTCCACAGATTTTGGCGCACCTGCAACGTGTCTATCCGCGGATTTTACCAGCAGTTACGATTGGTAACACAGAAGATATTGGCCAGAAACTGCTGAACCATGAGATTGATATTGGCTTGATTGAAGGTGACTTTTCCCATCGGCAGCTTGCTGTGGAGCATTTTGCCATTGATGAAATGTTTGTTATTGCCGGTAAAAATCATTCTTTGACGGAGAAAGACACGATTGCAAGCGCGGATTTAGAGAGACATACATGGATTATTCGTGAAGAAGGATCAGGAACACGTAAAATGCTTGAGGATTTTTTTGAGGATCATATGATTCAACCGGAGCGTGTGCTGACATTTGGGAGCACGCAAGTTATCAAGGAGGGAGTGGCTTCCGGGCTTGGGATTAGCTTGCTGTCAGAATTGACGCTGAAAAAGGAATTGCAGTTGGATTTGATTCAAAGGCTTAAGGTTGAGGAAACGCCAATGCAGCGAAACTTTTCGATTATAAAAAATCATCAGGAGTTTCATCCAAAAGCGCTGCATGTATTTGAGGAGGTTGTTAAAAAAGTGATTTAA
- a CDS encoding YeiH family protein: MTSFRQQNSYWKKLILGIGFTFIIAIIGYLLALVPGFNRVGPLASAIILAIIYRQIFGYPEFLRIGIQFSAKYLLRFAIILYGLKLNIDVIFEDGLGLLAQGALAIVFSILLTVYLAKLFKANQQLALLLGVGTGVCGAAAIAAVSPVIKAKEEDTAIGVGIIALIGTVFSIIYAILQPILPLTDIEYGTWAGLSLHELAHVALAAEPAGEEALAIALLAKLGRVFLLVPLCFVLIFWMKNRKQTDADGQAKVSFPWFLLGFIAMSLFGSYVLGAYIPVSEGFMNGIDGMTTFILTSAMVGLGLNVSLKDVKDKALRPLLAMVITSVLLSVMMFWIVTL, encoded by the coding sequence ATGACATCTTTCAGACAGCAAAATAGCTATTGGAAAAAACTTATTCTTGGGATTGGATTTACATTTATCATAGCAATCATAGGCTACCTGCTCGCATTGGTCCCAGGATTCAACCGGGTAGGGCCGCTCGCGAGCGCCATTATTCTTGCCATTATTTATCGGCAAATTTTCGGATATCCGGAGTTTCTTCGGATCGGAATTCAATTTTCTGCTAAATATTTGCTTCGCTTTGCGATCATTTTGTATGGTTTAAAATTAAACATCGACGTGATTTTCGAAGACGGGCTTGGGTTGCTTGCACAAGGAGCATTAGCGATTGTATTTTCCATTCTCCTTACCGTATATTTAGCCAAACTTTTCAAAGCAAATCAGCAGCTTGCCTTATTACTTGGAGTGGGGACTGGTGTATGCGGAGCGGCCGCGATTGCGGCTGTGTCACCTGTTATCAAGGCAAAAGAGGAAGATACGGCCATCGGCGTTGGGATCATTGCACTTATTGGAACGGTTTTTTCAATTATATATGCCATCTTGCAGCCAATCCTTCCGTTAACAGATATAGAGTACGGGACATGGGCTGGACTCAGCCTGCATGAGCTTGCACATGTTGCCTTAGCTGCGGAACCAGCTGGTGAAGAAGCACTCGCCATTGCATTATTAGCTAAGCTAGGACGCGTTTTTCTGCTTGTTCCACTCTGCTTTGTATTGATTTTTTGGATGAAAAATCGAAAGCAAACAGATGCAGATGGTCAGGCTAAGGTGAGCTTTCCATGGTTCTTACTCGGGTTTATTGCGATGAGTCTTTTTGGAAGTTATGTACTTGGGGCCTATATTCCAGTTTCAGAAGGGTTTATGAATGGGATTGATGGTATGACGACATTTATCCTGACTTCTGCCATGGTCGGGCTCGGATTAAATGTTAGCTTGAAGGACGTTAAAGATAAAGCACTCCGTCCGCTTCTGGCGATGGTTATTACATCCGTATTGCTTTCCGTAATGATGTTTTGGATTGTCACATTATAA
- a CDS encoding Cof-type HAD-IIB family hydrolase has translation MVENKQIKLIALDMDGTLLNNELEISELTQAVIAKALASDIHVVLSTGRSLDTCYPYAELLNLTSYLITSNGGEIYTVDKTLLDQHLLETEKIEKMWEIGKEMGMQQWMVSTTGIYRDSRPENFYDHEWLKFGCSSLDKSKLDAMVEELSYFEGLELTNSLPTNVEANPEGVSKAVALHFVCREIGITMDEIMAVGDSLNDIKMIQEAGIGVAMGNAQEAIKNVADYVTDRNDKDGVAKAIERFAI, from the coding sequence ATGGTAGAAAATAAACAAATAAAATTAATTGCACTCGATATGGACGGAACGCTATTGAATAACGAACTTGAGATCTCTGAACTGACACAAGCAGTCATTGCAAAAGCATTGGCTAGTGACATACATGTGGTTTTAAGCACAGGAAGATCGCTCGATACATGCTATCCCTATGCAGAGCTGCTAAATCTCACGTCTTACCTTATTACATCCAATGGTGGAGAAATTTATACGGTGGATAAAACATTATTGGATCAGCATTTACTGGAAACGGAAAAAATAGAAAAAATGTGGGAAATTGGAAAAGAAATGGGTATGCAACAATGGATGGTTTCTACAACTGGTATCTACCGCGACAGTCGCCCGGAAAATTTTTATGACCATGAATGGCTCAAATTCGGGTGCAGCTCCCTAGATAAGAGTAAGCTTGATGCAATGGTTGAAGAGCTTTCCTATTTTGAAGGGCTAGAGTTAACGAACTCACTGCCGACAAATGTAGAGGCAAATCCTGAGGGAGTAAGTAAGGCAGTAGCCCTTCATTTTGTATGCAGAGAAATCGGCATTACGATGGATGAGATTATGGCCGTTGGCGATAGTTTGAATGATATTAAAATGATTCAAGAGGCCGGAATAGGCGTCGCAATGGGAAATGCCCAGGAAGCGATTAAAAATGTTGCCGATTATGTGACAGATAGGAATGATAAGGACGGAGTCGCAAAAGCAATTGAGCGGTTTGCGATATGA
- a CDS encoding DUF1648 domain-containing protein, whose product MKDQPNIKIPASTWENVFHLFAFILIITMFVYAIFMYSKLPDEVPIHFNAAGEADNWGGKGAIFMLPFISLPMFMLLFFLGRVPHTHNYPVKVTEQNAPKLYRESRLMLSVINFEVVAIFSLITWEMAQSAQGNGAMGIWMIVLVTVVPLATVGYFLLRMNRLKKEFIS is encoded by the coding sequence ATGAAAGATCAGCCGAATATAAAGATTCCAGCAAGTACGTGGGAGAACGTTTTCCATTTATTTGCCTTTATATTAATTATCACGATGTTTGTCTATGCGATTTTCATGTATAGTAAGTTGCCAGATGAAGTTCCAATCCACTTTAATGCAGCCGGTGAAGCGGATAATTGGGGAGGCAAGGGAGCCATTTTTATGCTTCCGTTTATATCACTTCCTATGTTCATGCTGTTATTCTTTTTAGGGAGAGTTCCACATACCCATAATTATCCTGTAAAAGTGACGGAACAAAACGCACCGAAGCTGTATAGGGAATCCCGATTGATGCTTTCGGTAATAAACTTCGAAGTGGTTGCTATTTTTTCTTTAATTACCTGGGAGATGGCTCAATCTGCGCAAGGGAATGGAGCAATGGGGATATGGATGATTGTTCTTGTTACAGTCGTTCCTTTGGCTACCGTTGGCTATTTTTTGCTGCGAATGAACCGATTGAAAAAGGAATTTATAAGTTGA
- a CDS encoding biotin-dependent carboxyltransferase family protein has translation MQSQQLFHVIKPGILTTFQDMGRSGYQQYGIPVSGAMDRFALQLANILAGNPRSAACLEVTLLGPVLEACTPLTIAITGADLEAKINENEIPLWTTVHMDKGDKLTFGKHQFGVRAYIAVAGGLDVPALFGSMATDLKSGFGSSLERSDQIYGFPMDAPHGTGLQKKFIPTYKNAIEVAVVEGPHTNLFTKEARERFFSSIHIVDANSNRMGYRLKSEKVEVKEEAEIFSDAVPFGGIQIPSNGQPIILMADRQTTGGYPRIGTVISTDLPKIAQLVPKGEIKFLPISVEEAQERLVKMEKFLHEVEVFRNDL, from the coding sequence GTGCAAAGCCAACAACTATTCCATGTAATCAAGCCAGGTATTCTCACGACATTCCAGGACATGGGGCGCTCGGGCTATCAACAATATGGTATACCTGTATCAGGTGCGATGGATAGATTCGCACTACAACTTGCAAACATTCTTGCAGGTAATCCGCGGAGCGCAGCATGTCTTGAGGTAACTTTGCTCGGGCCGGTGCTTGAAGCATGTACGCCACTTACAATTGCAATAACCGGCGCTGATCTTGAAGCAAAAATAAATGAAAACGAGATCCCATTATGGACCACTGTACATATGGATAAAGGAGATAAACTCACCTTTGGAAAGCATCAATTCGGAGTGCGTGCATATATTGCGGTAGCGGGTGGTTTGGATGTCCCGGCTCTATTTGGAAGCATGGCAACAGATCTGAAGAGTGGGTTTGGTTCGTCACTCGAACGTTCTGATCAAATCTATGGGTTTCCGATGGATGCCCCGCATGGTACTGGTCTGCAGAAAAAATTTATCCCTACTTATAAAAATGCGATTGAAGTAGCTGTAGTCGAAGGTCCGCATACAAATCTTTTTACGAAAGAAGCGCGTGAAAGATTTTTCAGCTCCATACATATCGTTGATGCAAATTCGAATAGAATGGGATACCGGCTTAAATCGGAGAAAGTTGAAGTAAAAGAGGAAGCAGAAATCTTTTCAGACGCCGTTCCTTTTGGAGGTATTCAAATCCCAAGTAATGGGCAGCCAATTATTTTGATGGCTGACAGGCAAACGACTGGTGGTTATCCTCGAATAGGGACAGTTATTTCCACAGATCTACCGAAGATCGCTCAGCTCGTGCCAAAGGGAGAAATCAAGTTCCTGCCTATATCTGTTGAAGAGGCACAAGAACGGCTCGTAAAAATGGAGAAATTTTTACATGAAGTCGAGGTTTTCAGAAACGATTTATAG
- a CDS encoding LamB/YcsF family protein, protein MIIDINCDMGESFGAYTFGADERLLEHITSANIACGSHAGDPNVMDKTVGLAKKYHVAVGAHPGFPDIAGFGRRMIDFSADEIYRLLVYQIGALQAFCQIHDVKMQYVKPHGALYNLAGFDRGAADAIASAVYDLDSNLMLYGLAGSELLAAGRDRGLRVVSEVFADRTYQPDGSLTPRRQAGAVIEDVDVAVKQVERMIRDGVVEAVNGALVQIEADTVCVHGDGAHAVRFVEKLREALDARGVEVVRFGV, encoded by the coding sequence ATGATAATTGATATCAATTGTGATATGGGCGAAAGTTTTGGAGCCTATACGTTTGGCGCAGATGAACGTTTGCTGGAACATATTACCTCAGCGAATATTGCATGCGGATCCCATGCTGGGGACCCAAATGTGATGGATAAAACAGTCGGATTAGCTAAAAAATATCACGTAGCTGTTGGCGCACATCCTGGTTTTCCCGACATAGCAGGCTTCGGTCGGCGGATGATTGATTTTTCCGCTGATGAGATCTATCGTCTCCTAGTCTACCAAATTGGGGCTTTGCAGGCATTTTGCCAGATTCATGATGTAAAAATGCAATATGTGAAGCCACACGGAGCACTGTATAATTTGGCCGGGTTTGACCGAGGGGCAGCAGATGCCATTGCAAGTGCTGTTTATGATCTTGATTCCAACTTGATGTTGTACGGATTAGCTGGAAGTGAGCTATTAGCTGCAGGACGTGATAGAGGTTTACGTGTTGTATCAGAGGTATTCGCAGATCGTACGTATCAGCCGGATGGCAGCTTAACACCAAGGCGGCAAGCTGGTGCAGTCATTGAGGATGTGGATGTAGCTGTTAAACAGGTGGAGCGAATGATAAGGGACGGCGTAGTGGAAGCGGTCAATGGAGCGCTTGTTCAGATAGAAGCCGATACGGTATGTGTGCATGGTGATGGTGCGCATGCTGTTCGTTTTGTGGAGAAGTTACGTGAGGCGCTTGATGCAAGAGGAGTGGAAGTAGTGAGATTTGGAGTATGA
- the pxpB gene encoding 5-oxoprolinase subunit PxpB has product MRFSLQAVGDSALKVNFSGDVSPELNAEIRGFCMKLEAAAIAGVVEWVPAFDSVTIYYEPHKIRFKEIAEKVSNLRDISWHEKRGTSRIFHVPVVYGGENGPALERVASFNQLDVSDVVDIHQKPDYLVYMLGFLPGFPYLGGLDKKIATPRLEEPRKSMAAGSVGIAHEQTGIYPVESPGGWNIIGKTPLPLFDKSAEDAFLFHAGDRIRFYCVSEREFEQITEQVETGQFEIQMDKGG; this is encoded by the coding sequence ATGCGTTTTTCACTGCAAGCTGTTGGCGATTCGGCACTTAAGGTGAATTTTTCTGGTGATGTTTCTCCAGAATTGAATGCTGAAATACGGGGGTTCTGTATGAAGCTAGAGGCAGCTGCAATTGCTGGTGTTGTGGAATGGGTGCCGGCGTTTGACTCGGTGACTATTTACTATGAACCGCATAAAATAAGGTTTAAAGAGATTGCTGAAAAGGTGAGCAATTTACGTGACATTTCGTGGCATGAGAAGCGTGGGACCTCCCGTATTTTCCATGTTCCGGTTGTGTATGGCGGGGAGAACGGACCTGCCTTGGAACGGGTTGCCTCTTTCAATCAACTGGATGTGTCGGATGTGGTCGACATTCATCAAAAACCGGATTATCTTGTTTACATGCTTGGATTTTTACCTGGTTTTCCGTACCTTGGTGGACTTGATAAAAAAATTGCAACACCACGGTTGGAAGAGCCGCGCAAGTCGATGGCTGCCGGATCGGTTGGCATCGCACATGAACAGACAGGCATTTATCCTGTGGAGTCGCCAGGGGGATGGAATATTATTGGCAAAACGCCGCTTCCATTATTTGATAAAAGTGCTGAAGATGCTTTCTTATTTCACGCCGGTGATCGGATTCGTTTTTATTGTGTGTCAGAGCGTGAGTTTGAGCAAATAACAGAGCAGGTCGAAACTGGACAATTCGAAATACAAATGGACAAGGGTGGTTGA
- a CDS encoding SLC13 family permease — MLPATWNWLWEKHDQVKDLFTFFVKPSASNIGTRKSDDDNQSVNNNGNGGSNRSYKPAQLIGLFLGPLLFLITYFFVSPEGLSDEGIAILASTIWIAVWWMTEAIPIPATSLLPIILFPMTAGLNIDATTSAYGNDTIFLFMGGFMIALAMERWNLHKRIALTIISVIGTSINRIILGFMVATGFLSMWISNTATAMMMVPIGLAIIYQVSDALKDDPSVDTSTENFGFGKAMMLSIAYSASIGGIATIIGTPPNTLLAGALNEIYGIDLSFATWMLFGVPLAWVFIFIVWFYLVKVAFPLKIKELPGGKAVIQSEKKKLGTASYEEKAVFTVFVLAALAWITRTFVLNEYVSENIDDAIIAIAAALILFIVPAKNEKGGHLLNWDAAVKLPWGILLLFGGGLAIAAGFTESGLSEWIGGQLEGLQGVSIFLIILTVSALVIFLTEITSNTATASMMFPIMASLAAALNIHPYSVMIAAAVAASCAFMLPVATPPNAVVFGSGYLRIPDMAKAGFALNLTGIILVTIGIYFLVPLVWGIDLTSLPDVLK; from the coding sequence ATGCTACCAGCAACATGGAACTGGTTATGGGAGAAGCATGATCAGGTAAAAGATTTGTTTACGTTCTTCGTCAAACCGAGTGCCTCAAACATTGGAACTAGAAAATCAGATGATGACAACCAATCCGTAAATAACAATGGAAACGGGGGTAGCAATCGCAGTTATAAGCCCGCACAATTAATTGGATTATTTTTAGGGCCATTATTATTTCTTATCACCTACTTCTTTGTCTCACCTGAAGGGCTGTCAGACGAAGGAATTGCTATACTGGCAAGTACCATTTGGATTGCAGTTTGGTGGATGACGGAAGCAATCCCGATCCCAGCAACTTCCCTTTTACCAATTATTTTATTTCCTATGACTGCCGGATTGAATATTGATGCAACAACATCGGCTTATGGAAACGATACCATCTTTTTATTTATGGGTGGATTTATGATTGCATTGGCCATGGAAAGATGGAATCTACATAAGCGTATTGCCTTAACTATTATTTCCGTTATTGGTACAAGCATCAATCGCATTATTCTCGGTTTTATGGTTGCGACAGGATTCCTGTCCATGTGGATTTCCAATACCGCAACAGCCATGATGATGGTTCCGATTGGTCTTGCGATTATCTATCAGGTATCAGATGCTCTAAAAGATGACCCATCTGTTGATACATCCACAGAGAATTTCGGTTTTGGTAAAGCGATGATGTTGAGCATTGCCTATTCCGCTTCGATTGGAGGCATTGCAACGATTATCGGAACGCCGCCGAACACACTACTGGCAGGCGCGCTCAATGAAATCTATGGTATTGATCTGTCCTTTGCAACCTGGATGCTCTTTGGTGTCCCGCTTGCCTGGGTATTCATTTTCATCGTATGGTTTTATTTGGTGAAGGTAGCTTTTCCATTGAAAATAAAAGAATTACCTGGTGGAAAAGCAGTGATTCAATCGGAGAAGAAGAAACTCGGAACTGCGTCGTATGAGGAAAAGGCAGTATTTACCGTGTTTGTTTTAGCAGCTTTAGCCTGGATCACACGTACCTTTGTGTTAAATGAATATGTCAGCGAAAATATCGATGATGCAATTATTGCAATAGCTGCCGCACTAATTCTATTTATCGTTCCTGCAAAAAATGAAAAAGGCGGGCATCTGCTTAACTGGGACGCTGCTGTTAAATTACCATGGGGAATTCTATTACTTTTCGGTGGTGGTCTTGCCATTGCGGCAGGGTTTACAGAATCCGGACTGTCCGAATGGATTGGCGGGCAATTGGAAGGACTACAAGGAGTTTCCATTTTCCTTATCATACTTACTGTAAGTGCTCTGGTGATTTTCTTAACTGAAATCACATCTAACACCGCAACCGCATCGATGATGTTTCCGATTATGGCATCCTTAGCTGCAGCATTAAACATTCATCCATACAGTGTCATGATAGCAGCTGCAGTAGCCGCATCATGTGCATTTATGCTCCCTGTCGCTACACCGCCAAACGCTGTCGTATTCGGTTCAGGCTACTTAAGAATACCCGATATGGCAAAAGCAGGGTTTGCCTTAAATTTAACTGGCATAATTCTCGTTACCATTGGAATTTATTTCTTAGTCCCACTCGTATGGGGGATTGATTTAACCTCATTACCGGACGTTTTAAAATAA
- a CDS encoding MFS transporter yields MMQSKYTIRDAHFWKISVSLALASFFIFACMYAVQPLLPVFVEEFGVSVSESSLVLSMTIIGLIIGLIVLGFYSDRIGRTMFIKLSLIGSVIPFLIIPMVDSFYIIVALRFIQGFALAGLPAASIAYLNEEIDPRSVGVATGLYISSNALGGMVGRVLTGYITDHFSWQVAFLILAVVGLIVLASVYLMLPKSRFFHSSDLSFLSDIEGFLFHFKNPALLLVFGLGIVLQFSFTGMWTYLPFHLQGEPFDLSLQAISYTFFAYGLGVIGSPLAGWFAGKFGLSKIRVIGVIILTMGIFLTLSSSLFVIIIGLCVSCLGFFTAHSLTATNVGEQATHHKGSAASLYLVAYYIGVALGSSALGPLWNVAGWSGLVILTAILPVAYVVFIRSRNKRKETIHS; encoded by the coding sequence ATGATGCAAAGCAAATATACCATTCGTGATGCGCACTTTTGGAAAATTTCAGTGAGCCTGGCGTTGGCATCATTTTTTATTTTTGCCTGTATGTATGCTGTACAGCCGCTTCTCCCTGTTTTTGTGGAAGAATTCGGTGTCTCTGTTTCTGAATCCAGCTTGGTATTATCAATGACAATTATTGGGCTCATTATTGGTTTAATTGTGCTCGGATTTTATTCGGATCGTATTGGCCGTACGATGTTTATTAAACTTTCATTAATTGGCTCAGTCATTCCATTTCTCATTATTCCAATGGTTGATTCGTTCTACATTATTGTCGCACTTCGCTTTATTCAGGGCTTTGCATTAGCAGGATTGCCAGCCGCATCGATTGCATACTTAAATGAAGAAATTGATCCACGAAGTGTTGGTGTTGCAACAGGACTTTATATTTCGAGTAATGCACTTGGAGGTATGGTTGGAAGGGTATTAACCGGGTACATAACAGATCATTTTTCATGGCAAGTTGCATTTTTGATTTTGGCAGTAGTAGGACTGATAGTACTTGCGTCCGTGTATTTGATGCTTCCGAAATCGCGCTTTTTTCATTCTAGTGATCTATCATTTCTTAGTGATATCGAAGGTTTTCTATTTCATTTTAAAAATCCCGCTCTATTACTTGTCTTTGGGCTCGGGATTGTTTTGCAATTTTCGTTTACAGGTATGTGGACCTATTTGCCGTTTCACTTGCAAGGAGAACCTTTTGATTTATCCCTACAAGCTATTTCCTATACTTTTTTTGCGTACGGGCTTGGCGTTATAGGTTCGCCGCTGGCAGGCTGGTTTGCAGGAAAATTTGGCCTCAGTAAAATTCGCGTTATCGGTGTTATCATATTAACGATGGGGATATTCTTAACATTAAGCAGCTCCCTTTTCGTGATTATTATTGGGTTATGTGTTTCATGTCTCGGATTTTTTACAGCCCATTCATTAACAGCAACAAATGTAGGGGAGCAGGCGACTCATCATAAAGGAAGTGCCGCAAGCCTGTATCTAGTAGCCTATTATATCGGAGTAGCACTTGGCAGCTCCGCACTTGGGCCATTATGGAACGTGGCAGGATGGTCAGGGTTAGTGATACTCACAGCCATCTTACCTGTAGCTTATGTGGTTTTCATTAGAAGCAGGAACAAAAGAAAGGAGACTATTCATTCGTAA
- a CDS encoding CynX/NimT family MFS transporter, which translates to MGIHQEREKEIRLYRFLLVAGIIFVAFNLRPSITSVGPLIGIIRDDIGLSNWSAGMLTSLPLIAFAVMSPIAPKLGNRLTNERTILLGLIVLSIGISMRSVSLIVLLFIGTLFIGLGIAICNVLLPAVIKGKFPAHVALMTSVYTTAMGIVAATASGLSIPVATGMNLGWQLALLVWTIPAIIGIIIFTFVVKMEKGDNSDETRNVRFSDNRMYKSPLAWQVAGFMGLQSFLFYVTISWLPEILYDYGVSMATAGWLLSFTQFVGLPASFLVPMIAGRLKSQRGIVLVMALFAVTGYGGLLFGNSHTVMVISTILIGFTLSGSFALALAFLSMRARNARQAAELSGMAQSLGYVLAAVGPMFIGYLYDVTQAWTVPLLTLIIVAIMVMVFGMGAGRNKYVFD; encoded by the coding sequence ATGGGCATACATCAGGAGAGGGAAAAAGAGATAAGGCTATATCGTTTTTTATTAGTGGCCGGCATTATTTTCGTAGCGTTTAACCTGCGTCCTTCGATTACTTCAGTCGGGCCGCTTATCGGAATCATTCGTGATGATATAGGCCTGTCGAATTGGAGCGCGGGGATGCTGACAAGTTTGCCGCTTATTGCATTTGCTGTCATGTCACCAATAGCTCCCAAGCTTGGGAATCGATTGACAAATGAACGGACGATTCTGTTAGGCTTGATTGTACTATCGATTGGTATCAGTATGCGTTCTGTTTCACTCATAGTCCTCCTTTTTATTGGGACGTTATTCATTGGACTTGGTATTGCTATTTGTAATGTGCTGTTACCTGCCGTCATTAAGGGAAAATTTCCAGCACATGTTGCGCTCATGACAAGTGTGTATACAACAGCAATGGGGATAGTTGCTGCGACAGCCTCAGGCCTGAGTATCCCGGTAGCAACAGGCATGAATTTAGGGTGGCAGTTGGCTTTGCTTGTCTGGACCATTCCTGCAATAATTGGAATAATTATTTTTACTTTTGTTGTTAAAATGGAAAAAGGTGACAATAGTGATGAGACGCGAAATGTGCGTTTTTCTGATAATCGAATGTACAAATCACCGCTAGCCTGGCAAGTAGCTGGATTTATGGGACTGCAATCTTTTTTATTTTATGTGACCATTTCCTGGTTGCCTGAAATTTTGTATGATTATGGTGTAAGTATGGCAACAGCCGGCTGGTTGCTATCATTTACACAATTTGTCGGCTTGCCTGCCAGTTTTCTTGTACCTATGATCGCTGGTAGATTAAAATCGCAGCGTGGAATCGTGCTTGTGATGGCGTTGTTTGCAGTTACCGGATATGGAGGGCTTCTATTTGGAAATTCACACACGGTAATGGTGATCAGTACTATTTTAATAGGTTTTACGCTTAGTGGAAGTTTTGCTTTGGCATTGGCGTTTTTAAGCATGCGTGCAAGAAACGCCAGACAGGCTGCGGAGCTATCTGGAATGGCGCAGTCGCTCGGGTACGTTTTAGCCGCTGTCGGACCGATGTTTATCGGTTATTTATATGATGTGACTCAAGCGTGGACTGTACCATTACTCACGCTGATCATTGTTGCGATTATGGTCATGGTGTTTGGAATGGGGGCCGGACGGAATAAATATGTATTTGATTGA
- a CDS encoding putative holin-like toxin: protein MSTYEVFMVLFGFGTFLIAVLTLVFRMINKK from the coding sequence TTGAGCACTTATGAAGTGTTTATGGTGCTATTTGGATTTGGCACCTTTTTGATAGCAGTGCTAACACTCGTGTTTCGAATGATCAATAAAAAATAG